In the Micromonospora narathiwatensis genome, one interval contains:
- a CDS encoding glycosyltransferase — MTVVVCVYTERRWPQIVRAVGSVLAQDRPAAQVVVVVDHNPALLERVRATFPELTVVPSTGPRGLSAARNTGLARAIGEIVAFLDDDAEAEPDWLARLLPHYQDERVLAVGGHAVPAWEQERPRWLPPEFDWVVGCSFTGQPTEVAPVRNVIGCNMSFRRSVLERTAGFDPALGRVGRTPVGCEETELCIRVRRLEPEGMVLYEPAAQVRHRVTVDRATWRYFRQRCFSEGRSKAVVARLVGSDAGLATERAYTRRTLPAGVRRGLRQVRAGDRGGLLRSGAIVAGLLVTAAGYLSAQALRASQATSAQAPRRRADPAPVRVLAVELSEGLPDVPDTGGPDGVRYGAAQVLVRLHGQPLGVVDVALPAGGLAAPALTAAIRARLAAEIDAHLRHDGLPPLDRLDPGSLGQASGTGDALPAATTGAGTCPSRRPAVAHTPFVSVVVPTCGRTPLFESALDSLAALDYPHYEIVVVDNAPQVTDTARIVAGRAVDDPRFRYAGEARPGVAHARNRGLAEARGGIVAFADDDVIVDPGWLRGLVDGFTDDEVAGVTGQVLARELDTPAQIWLEQYGGYGKGCQRRRFDRAGIMTLDPGGARRVDQPAPSLHPYLPGAYGSGANMAFRTDALRRLGGFDPRLRSGEDIDLLLRTVLARHALAYEPGAIVWHTHRREPRALRRTMYLYGVGLGAVLTKCLASDPTTRRDLLRRLPGGVAYALRPGSAKNNRKQESYPATLTALELCGLALGPAYYAAAAARLGRSRR; from the coding sequence GTGACCGTGGTCGTCTGCGTCTACACCGAGCGGCGGTGGCCACAGATCGTCCGGGCGGTCGGCTCCGTGCTGGCGCAGGACCGACCGGCGGCACAGGTCGTCGTGGTCGTCGACCACAACCCGGCGCTGCTGGAGCGGGTGCGCGCCACCTTCCCCGAGCTGACCGTCGTCCCGAGCACCGGCCCGCGCGGCCTCTCGGCGGCCCGCAACACCGGCCTGGCCCGGGCGATCGGCGAGATCGTCGCCTTCCTCGACGACGACGCCGAGGCGGAGCCCGACTGGCTGGCCCGGCTGCTGCCGCACTACCAGGACGAGCGGGTGCTCGCGGTCGGCGGCCACGCCGTACCGGCCTGGGAGCAGGAACGACCGCGCTGGCTTCCCCCCGAGTTCGACTGGGTGGTCGGGTGCAGCTTCACCGGCCAGCCCACGGAGGTCGCTCCCGTGCGGAACGTCATCGGCTGCAACATGTCCTTCCGCCGGTCGGTCCTGGAGCGCACCGCCGGCTTCGACCCGGCGCTCGGCCGAGTCGGCCGCACGCCGGTCGGCTGCGAGGAGACGGAGCTCTGCATCCGGGTCCGGCGGCTCGAACCGGAGGGCATGGTGCTCTACGAGCCGGCGGCCCAGGTCCGGCACCGGGTGACCGTGGACCGGGCAACGTGGCGCTACTTCCGGCAGCGCTGCTTCTCCGAGGGGCGGTCCAAGGCGGTCGTCGCCCGGCTGGTCGGCAGCGACGCCGGGCTCGCCACGGAGCGCGCGTACACCCGCCGCACCCTCCCCGCCGGGGTACGCCGCGGCCTGCGCCAGGTCCGTGCCGGCGACCGCGGCGGTCTGCTGCGCTCCGGCGCGATCGTCGCCGGGCTGCTGGTGACCGCCGCCGGCTACCTTTCGGCCCAGGCCCTGCGCGCCTCTCAGGCGACCAGCGCGCAGGCCCCCCGGCGCCGGGCGGACCCGGCCCCGGTACGGGTGCTCGCCGTCGAACTCTCCGAAGGGCTGCCGGACGTGCCCGACACGGGCGGGCCGGACGGCGTTCGGTACGGCGCGGCGCAGGTCCTGGTCCGGCTGCACGGGCAGCCGCTCGGGGTGGTCGACGTCGCGCTTCCGGCCGGCGGGCTGGCCGCGCCGGCGCTCACCGCCGCGATCCGGGCCCGCCTCGCCGCTGAGATCGACGCGCACCTGCGACACGACGGCCTGCCCCCGCTCGACCGGCTCGACCCCGGTTCGCTCGGGCAGGCCAGCGGCACCGGGGACGCACTGCCCGCCGCAACCACCGGCGCCGGAACGTGTCCCTCCCGCCGGCCGGCCGTGGCGCACACCCCGTTCGTCAGCGTGGTCGTGCCCACGTGTGGGCGCACGCCGCTCTTCGAATCCGCCCTCGACTCGCTCGCCGCGCTCGACTACCCCCACTACGAGATCGTCGTCGTGGACAACGCGCCGCAGGTCACCGATACGGCCCGGATCGTCGCCGGTCGCGCCGTCGACGATCCACGGTTCCGCTACGCCGGCGAGGCGAGACCCGGCGTCGCGCACGCCCGGAACCGGGGACTGGCCGAGGCACGGGGCGGGATCGTGGCCTTCGCCGACGATGACGTGATCGTCGACCCGGGGTGGCTGCGTGGCCTCGTCGACGGCTTCACCGACGACGAGGTGGCCGGGGTGACCGGTCAGGTCCTCGCCCGGGAACTCGACACGCCGGCGCAGATCTGGCTGGAACAGTACGGCGGTTACGGCAAGGGCTGCCAGCGGCGACGGTTCGACCGGGCCGGGATCATGACGCTCGATCCGGGAGGCGCGCGTCGCGTCGACCAGCCAGCACCGTCGCTCCACCCGTACCTGCCCGGAGCGTACGGCTCCGGCGCGAACATGGCGTTCCGCACCGACGCGCTGCGCCGGCTGGGCGGCTTCGATCCGCGGCTGCGCAGCGGGGAGGACATCGACCTGCTGTTGCGTACGGTGCTCGCCAGGCACGCGCTGGCCTACGAGCCGGGGGCCATCGTCTGGCACACGCACCGACGGGAGCCGCGGGCGCTGCGACGGACCATGTACCTGTACGGCGTCGGACTCGGTGCCGTGCTGACCAAATGCCTGGCGAGCGATCCCACCACCCGACGCGACCTGTTGCGGCGGCTGCCCGGCGGCGTCGCCTACGCCCTGCGGCCCGGGTCGGCGAAGAACAACCGGAAGCAGGAGAGCTATCCCGCCACGCTGACCGCCCTCGAACTCTGCGGGCTGGCGCTCGGGCCGGCCTACTACGCCGCCGCCGCTGCCCGATTGGGAAGGAGCCGCAGGTGA